A single window of bacterium DNA harbors:
- a CDS encoding amino acid permease, translating to MYLRITAALCRSETDRSEHDRETLVIEVKKQRRLNKELKLLDVYAIATGTTLSAGFFLLPGIAAAQAGPAMILAYLIAAIPLIPAMFSIVELGTAMPRAGGVYYFLDRTLGPVTGMIGGLGTWLALVLKVAFALVGMGAYIGLFYSDLPMTVFGVAVAIALAILNIYGAGKSGRFQVFLVIFLLGMLAVFIGDGSVHLQAVRFEGFFDAGSAALLSTSGLVYISYVGVTKVASLSEEVQNPERNLPLGVFLALGSALVIYALGTIIMVGVLPMEKLAGDLTPVATAAEQFLGRPGVVLLSLAALAAFISVSNAGMMSASRYPLAMARDHLMPRIFYRLSRKGTPVISILVTLAVVVIILVFLDAAGIAKLASAFQLLMFALVNLAVIVMRESRIDSYDPGYRSPLYPWMQILGLLAPMVLIANMGFMSIVFTVGLVVVGVAWYSWYAKGRIGRTGAIYHVFERLGRSRYDGLDQELRGIMKEKGLRDEDPFDQIVARSMVIDLKQQVTFESVVDQVSGWLSRIVPHTADEIRQLFMEGTRIGATPVTHGVALPHLRVDGLEEAEMILVRAREGIHICFNNPLTGKDEEEDVAATFFLVSPERNPGQHLRILAQIAGRVDDENFMNSWESAASTEELKEALLHDERSLLLTIRDAGETAPMVGRSLRELQLPDGCLVTWLHRGDEVIVPRGGTVLEVGDRITVIGDPAAMRTFRANYVAGSAPARGFAGLRRKI from the coding sequence ATGTACTTGCGCATAACCGCTGCGCTATGTCGCAGCGAGACGGACCGATCCGAGCACGACCGGGAGACACTGGTGATAGAAGTCAAAAAACAGCGCCGCCTGAACAAGGAGCTCAAGCTTCTCGACGTATACGCAATTGCGACGGGCACGACGCTGAGCGCGGGCTTTTTCCTGCTTCCCGGCATTGCGGCAGCGCAGGCGGGGCCTGCCATGATTCTCGCCTACCTGATCGCCGCCATCCCGCTGATCCCCGCCATGTTCAGCATTGTAGAACTCGGCACGGCCATGCCGCGCGCCGGGGGAGTGTATTATTTTCTCGATCGCACACTGGGTCCCGTGACCGGGATGATCGGGGGACTCGGAACCTGGCTGGCGCTGGTGCTGAAAGTCGCCTTTGCACTGGTGGGCATGGGGGCGTATATCGGACTCTTTTACAGTGACCTCCCGATGACGGTTTTCGGAGTGGCGGTGGCCATCGCACTGGCAATCCTCAATATTTACGGGGCAGGGAAGAGCGGGCGTTTCCAGGTGTTTCTCGTGATTTTTCTGCTGGGCATGCTGGCCGTGTTTATCGGGGACGGGAGTGTGCATCTGCAGGCGGTGCGTTTCGAGGGCTTTTTCGATGCCGGCAGCGCCGCCCTTCTGTCGACTTCCGGACTCGTGTATATCAGCTACGTCGGCGTCACCAAGGTGGCCAGTCTCTCCGAGGAGGTGCAGAACCCGGAGCGCAATCTTCCGCTCGGCGTGTTCCTCGCGCTCGGCAGCGCCCTGGTGATATACGCGCTCGGGACCATCATCATGGTCGGCGTGCTGCCGATGGAGAAGCTCGCCGGAGATCTGACTCCTGTCGCCACGGCAGCGGAGCAGTTCCTGGGTCGTCCGGGTGTCGTCCTACTCAGTCTCGCCGCCCTCGCCGCCTTCATCTCCGTCTCCAATGCCGGGATGATGAGCGCATCACGCTATCCGCTCGCCATGGCGCGTGACCATCTCATGCCGCGCATCTTCTATCGTCTCAGCCGCAAGGGCACACCGGTCATTTCCATCCTTGTCACCCTCGCGGTGGTCGTGATCATCCTTGTATTTCTCGACGCAGCGGGCATCGCCAAGCTTGCAAGCGCCTTCCAGCTGCTGATGTTCGCCCTGGTGAACCTGGCGGTGATCGTCATGCGGGAAAGCCGCATCGACAGTTATGATCCCGGCTACCGTTCGCCGCTGTATCCATGGATGCAGATCCTGGGACTGCTGGCACCGATGGTGCTGATCGCGAATATGGGATTCATGAGCATTGTGTTTACGGTCGGACTCGTGGTTGTCGGGGTGGCCTGGTATTCCTGGTATGCGAAGGGACGCATCGGACGCACCGGAGCGATTTACCATGTGTTTGAGCGCCTGGGACGGTCGCGGTATGACGGACTCGATCAGGAACTGCGCGGTATCATGAAGGAAAAGGGCTTGAGGGATGAGGATCCCTTCGATCAGATCGTCGCACGCAGCATGGTCATCGATCTCAAGCAGCAGGTGACGTTTGAGAGTGTAGTCGACCAGGTGTCGGGCTGGCTCTCGCGCATCGTGCCGCATACAGCGGATGAAATCCGTCAACTCTTTATGGAGGGAACGCGCATCGGGGCAACGCCTGTTACCCATGGTGTGGCCCTGCCCCATCTGCGGGTCGACGGACTCGAGGAAGCAGAGATGATACTCGTCCGCGCGCGGGAAGGCATTCACATCTGTTTCAACAATCCCCTGACGGGCAAAGACGAGGAGGAAGACGTCGCAGCGACATTTTTCCTCGTCAGTCCCGAACGGAATCCCGGTCAGCATCTCCGTATCCTGGCACAGATTGCCGGACGCGTTGACGATGAGAATTTCATGAATTCATGGGAAAGTGCTGCCTCAACCGAAGAACTGAAGGAAGCCCTTCTGCATGACGAACGCTCGCTGCTGCTGACGATTCGCGATGCCGGGGAAACCGCACCGATGGTCGGACGCTCGCTGCGTGAACTGCAGCTTCCCGACGGCTGCCTGGTGACCTGGCTGCATCGAGGCGATGAAGTCATCGTCCCACGCGGCGGAACAGTGCTTGAAGTGGGCGACCGCATCACCGTCATCGGCGATCCCGCAGCCATGCGCACCTTTAGGGCCAATTATGTTGCGGGCAGTGCTCCCGCGCGGGGCTTTGCCGGACTGCGCAGAAAAATCTGA
- a CDS encoding mechanosensitive ion channel codes for MQDIWNYLEQAVQLYAVDIVIAIVIVILGRIVVKMLGGLVSKLMQRKGVDETLNKFAVSIITALLMAVVFIAALGQLGVETTSLVAIVGAAGLAVGLALQGSLSNFASGVMLIVLRPFKAGDFVEAGGVSGSVQEVSVITTTLLTPDKKRVVIPNAQITGGAITNYSVEETRRIDFVFGIGYDDDIKKAKQVMTEVVNSDERVLKDPAPTIAVLELADSSVNFAVRPWVKTADYWAVYFDITERMKLRLDEEGISIPFPQRDVHLFQQTSN; via the coding sequence ATGCAGGACATCTGGAACTATCTCGAGCAGGCTGTGCAGCTTTACGCGGTCGACATTGTCATTGCCATTGTCATCGTCATACTCGGACGCATTGTTGTCAAAATGCTGGGCGGCCTCGTCAGCAAACTGATGCAACGCAAGGGAGTGGACGAGACGCTGAACAAATTCGCCGTCAGCATCATCACGGCTCTGCTCATGGCTGTGGTGTTCATCGCTGCACTCGGACAGCTCGGTGTGGAAACCACGTCCCTCGTTGCTATTGTCGGTGCGGCCGGTCTCGCGGTGGGACTCGCCCTGCAAGGATCGCTCTCGAACTTCGCATCAGGTGTGATGCTCATCGTACTGCGTCCCTTCAAAGCCGGTGATTTTGTGGAAGCCGGCGGCGTGAGCGGCAGCGTGCAGGAAGTGTCCGTCATCACCACAACACTGCTGACACCGGACAAAAAGCGCGTCGTCATTCCGAACGCGCAGATCACGGGCGGCGCCATCACGAACTACTCCGTCGAGGAGACGCGCCGCATCGATTTCGTGTTCGGCATCGGCTATGACGATGACATCAAGAAAGCCAAGCAGGTGATGACGGAAGTCGTCAACAGCGACGAACGTGTGCTCAAGGATCCCGCTCCCACGATCGCCGTGCTCGAGTTGGCCGACAGCAGCGTCAACTTCGCCGTGCGTCCCTGGGTGAAAACCGCCGATTACTGGGCTGTGTATTTCGATATCACCGAGCGCATGAAGCTGCGACTGGACGAGGAAGGCATATCCATCCCGTTCCCTCAGCGCGACGTGCACCTGTTCCAGCAGACCAGCAACTGA
- a CDS encoding cell wall-active antibiotics response protein has translation MSSKSFSLTSRTVIGVVVLMLGVVLTLGNFDIIDARGVLRFWPVLLIIFGGVRLVEPGPGSGRIFGAFVAVVGVILLLNRLDIIDTRIWSFWPLLLIAIGGALIWRTQGSTEHITEEADDLISGTAILGGLEQRSTSQHFRGGNLSAIMGGHEVDLRDADMPEGEIAVLDIFTLMGGVELRVPEQWNVALEGSAFLGGYENKARGSATSNKRLIIRGQSIMGGVEIKN, from the coding sequence GTGAGTTCAAAATCCTTTTCCCTTACATCCCGTACTGTCATTGGCGTCGTCGTGCTCATGCTCGGCGTCGTCCTTACCCTCGGCAATTTCGACATCATCGACGCCCGGGGAGTTCTCAGATTCTGGCCCGTTCTTCTCATTATTTTCGGCGGCGTTCGCCTGGTGGAACCCGGTCCGGGCAGCGGACGCATCTTCGGCGCTTTTGTGGCCGTCGTGGGCGTCATCCTGCTCCTGAACCGGCTGGACATCATCGACACGCGCATCTGGTCGTTCTGGCCACTGCTGCTGATCGCCATCGGCGGTGCGCTGATCTGGCGCACGCAGGGCTCGACCGAACATATCACCGAAGAAGCTGACGATCTCATTTCCGGCACTGCCATACTCGGCGGACTCGAGCAGCGCAGCACGTCACAGCATTTCAGGGGCGGCAATCTCAGTGCCATCATGGGCGGACATGAAGTCGACCTCCGTGACGCCGACATGCCCGAAGGCGAAATCGCCGTACTCGACATCTTCACACTCATGGGCGGCGTGGAACTCCGCGTCCCTGAGCAATGGAATGTCGCCCTCGAAGGCTCGGCCTTCCTCGGCGGCTACGAAAACAAAGCCCGCGGCAGCGCCACCTCCAACAAACGCCTCATCATCCGCGGACAATCCATCATGGGCGGCGTGGAGATAAAGAACTGA
- a CDS encoding superoxide dismutase has protein sequence MAFELPDLPFAKDALKPFLTEETFDYHHGKHHAAYVNKANGMIKDTPYDDMALDDVIVKSAAEGNTGLFNNSAQIWNHTFFWNCMSPSGGGAPTGQIAELITRDFGGFDAFKEQFTNAATGLFGSGWGWLAMNAENKLELLPLSNADTPMHHNKRALLTIDVWEHAYYIDYRNARPKFVEGFWDVVNWDWVNAQL, from the coding sequence ATGGCATTTGAACTGCCCGATCTGCCCTTTGCGAAGGACGCGCTGAAGCCGTTTCTGACGGAAGAGACCTTTGACTACCATCACGGCAAGCATCACGCCGCCTACGTCAACAAAGCCAACGGAATGATCAAGGACACGCCGTACGACGACATGGCGCTCGACGACGTCATCGTCAAATCCGCGGCCGAAGGCAACACCGGCCTGTTCAACAACAGCGCCCAGATCTGGAATCACACCTTCTTCTGGAACTGCATGAGTCCATCAGGCGGCGGCGCCCCCACCGGCCAGATCGCCGAGCTGATCACCCGCGACTTCGGCGGCTTCGACGCCTTCAAGGAGCAGTTCACCAACGCGGCCACCGGACTCTTCGGCAGCGGCTGGGGCTGGCTGGCGATGAACGCCGAGAACAAGCTCGAACTGCTCCCGCTGTCCAACGCCGACACCCCCATGCATCACAACAAGCGCGCGCTGCTCACCATCGACGTCTGGGAGCACGCCTACTACATCGACTACCGCAACGCCCGCCCGAAATTCGTCGAAGGCTTCTGGGATGTCGTCAACTGGGACTGGGTAAACGCCCAGCTCTGA
- a CDS encoding T9SS type A sorting domain-containing protein: MNSNAILIWTLVFCMWGPVDVLGQPGEIAKNRALNEISTNEIKEIARIRGTNHPALGWSSVELGDLNNDGYDDYAISSYMDTTFVYLGGDPIPDEPICFVRGGSAGLRAGDVNGDGLVDLVTSIRLGQVNDPDPNNTGRIRIYINTGTAPFFNSTPNSVLEGDGDNGELIFLGIGDGGNRFMGIDLVDVNGDGASDMLAVVFSVEAHDQRYSVFLGPYPFSPRPDIYLPPPHGEEGSDLTSTYRTGDLNGDKCTDVMIQGLWIINDSTKPMVWDVIYGNKNLEFNPNGPTLRADTGWYFDYAGLCIADINDDGYDDIFDTDQDGYLQGNVPYWHGRAEIPDTFVPDDSLMNPDPQVLYYARSANPVGDLNGDGTRDVMVAWVTDIFPEASSFYFYANRSDNIGRIPFGSVGVNGDNAFLDVGRIYPAGDVNGDGYDDLILLGRPTRKNEVSLKNGFRLYGGTPKLVSVQQTRPYPQSSSLTAYPNPSSGSISLSWNNAMNHPAQLRIVDQLGRVVHIQNIQPGTTSTTWNASNVSSGVYIMQILHNGGIEVGKVLVR, from the coding sequence ATGAACTCAAATGCTATCCTGATCTGGACACTTGTTTTCTGCATGTGGGGACCGGTTGATGTGCTCGGGCAGCCAGGGGAAATCGCAAAGAACAGAGCCCTGAACGAAATATCGACCAACGAAATAAAAGAAATCGCACGAATTCGGGGTACAAACCACCCGGCCCTTGGCTGGAGTTCAGTGGAACTCGGTGATCTGAACAATGACGGGTATGACGATTACGCCATAAGCTCGTACATGGATACGACCTTCGTCTACCTCGGCGGCGACCCAATACCTGATGAACCGATATGCTTTGTACGTGGAGGTTCAGCAGGGCTGAGAGCTGGTGACGTCAACGGAGATGGGTTGGTTGATCTTGTCACGTCGATACGGCTCGGACAAGTGAATGACCCAGACCCGAATAATACAGGCAGAATTCGCATTTACATCAATACGGGGACGGCTCCATTCTTTAATTCCACTCCCAACTCGGTGTTGGAGGGCGACGGTGACAATGGTGAATTGATTTTTCTGGGAATTGGGGATGGTGGTAATAGGTTCATGGGGATAGATCTGGTAGACGTCAATGGTGATGGTGCATCAGATATGCTTGCGGTGGTATTTTCTGTGGAAGCGCATGACCAACGCTACTCAGTTTTCTTAGGTCCATACCCGTTTAGTCCGAGACCGGACATTTACCTCCCACCTCCGCATGGGGAGGAAGGGAGCGATTTGACTTCAACATATCGTACAGGGGATTTAAATGGTGATAAGTGTACAGACGTAATGATCCAAGGACTCTGGATTATTAACGACAGCACAAAGCCCATGGTCTGGGACGTGATATATGGAAATAAAAATCTTGAGTTCAATCCAAATGGTCCGACGTTACGAGCTGACACGGGATGGTATTTTGACTATGCTGGGCTATGCATAGCCGATATCAATGATGATGGATATGACGATATATTCGATACGGATCAGGATGGTTATTTACAAGGGAACGTCCCCTATTGGCACGGTCGGGCAGAAATACCGGATACCTTTGTTCCAGATGATTCATTAATGAATCCAGATCCACAGGTGCTTTACTATGCTCGTTCTGCGAATCCAGTTGGCGATCTCAATGGTGATGGAACCAGAGATGTGATGGTCGCCTGGGTAACTGATATATTTCCAGAGGCCTCGTCGTTTTATTTTTATGCGAATAGAAGCGACAACATAGGGAGGATCCCGTTTGGGTCGGTAGGCGTCAATGGTGATAACGCCTTCCTCGATGTAGGCAGAATCTACCCGGCCGGGGATGTAAACGGAGATGGGTATGATGACTTGATACTGTTGGGGCGGCCAACAAGAAAAAACGAGGTAAGTCTGAAAAATGGTTTTAGGCTCTATGGAGGAACGCCAAAGCTTGTGTCAGTTCAGCAAACTCGACCGTACCCGCAAAGCAGCAGCCTGACAGCGTATCCCAATCCTTCCTCCGGTTCAATCTCCCTCAGCTGGAACAATGCCATGAATCATCCTGCTCAACTCCGCATCGTGGACCAGCTCGGACGAGTAGTACACATTCAGAATATCCAACCAGGCACAACCTCCACTACCTGGAACGCCTCAAACGTTTCTTCAGGCGTGTACATTATGCAGATTCTGCATAATGGCGGAATTGAGGTCGGGAAGGTGCTGGTTAGGTGA
- a CDS encoding transporter — MKATLVLISLFLISTLSLQAQQWSPERPGRTNSPYVLPVGEVSLEAGFRYERAEFKPYDPESFVNPGTIYSHDILVLPVGMARVGLGPTFELRLSSSYRRWDWAYDPNYYDGDEVADPVQRELDAGLQYLTVGIKSVLFEEKGLLPAVSLITALGLPHTGSGGFQVLYLAPDFSLVASHALSSRVRLTCNAGSRWDGFVATPIGYYTALVSVHFLERFDGFLEFYGDLPGHAPPLHYVNAGLTWSPDANLAIDAAFAYGLNSPGETSTTLDFSQLIATDLAVELGAAWRIELW; from the coding sequence ATGAAAGCAACCCTCGTTCTCATATCCCTTTTCCTTATTTCCACGCTGTCCTTGCAGGCACAGCAATGGTCCCCCGAGCGTCCCGGCCGAACGAATTCGCCGTACGTGCTGCCAGTGGGAGAAGTCTCCCTCGAAGCTGGCTTCCGTTACGAGCGGGCCGAATTCAAGCCGTACGATCCGGAATCATTCGTCAATCCCGGTACTATCTATTCGCATGACATCCTTGTGCTGCCCGTGGGCATGGCGCGGGTGGGACTCGGTCCGACCTTCGAGCTGCGTCTCTCATCCTCCTACCGGCGGTGGGACTGGGCCTACGACCCCAACTACTACGACGGCGATGAAGTCGCGGATCCCGTGCAGCGCGAGCTGGATGCGGGATTGCAGTACCTGACGGTAGGAATCAAAAGCGTGCTTTTCGAAGAGAAAGGATTGCTGCCCGCGGTGTCGCTGATCACGGCGCTGGGACTCCCGCACACCGGCAGCGGCGGCTTCCAGGTACTGTACCTGGCGCCCGATTTCTCGCTCGTCGCGAGTCACGCACTTTCATCGCGTGTGCGGCTGACATGCAATGCCGGCTCACGGTGGGACGGCTTCGTTGCCACCCCCATCGGCTACTACACCGCCCTCGTCTCCGTCCACTTCCTCGAGCGCTTCGACGGCTTCCTCGAATTCTACGGCGACCTCCCCGGCCACGCCCCTCCCCTCCACTACGTCAACGCCGGCCTCACCTGGAGTCCCGACGCCAACCTCGCAATCGACGCCGCCTTCGCCTACGGGCTGAACAGTCCGGGCGAAACCTCAACCACCCTCGACTTCTCCCAACTCATCGCCACCGACCTCGCCGTCGAACTCGGCGCCGCCTGGCGAATCGAGCTCTGGTAG
- a CDS encoding transporter has product MQQRRIAPFIVFIITLILSSTSLQAQQREPLVTDRPDQTESASIVPAGWLQVEAGVTYEEGTLRYQGRDYANTWTTQLPGFLLRFGINENFELRLGGAVTRDKGTVFDFPQDRSHAEWPDYLYDTLGVEPFSLGMKAALTEENGIIPQSAVLVHVGLPGTGSEYFDMEYLLPEIRLAFAHTLSDVFSLGYNLGVAWAAGHDSHIGYYSLALGAGITESLGAYAEVYGDLPADMPGLHRADAGVTYLLTPDLQLDLSAGMALSEPVTDVPHARMANFAGVGVSWRFPLVPSKP; this is encoded by the coding sequence ATGCAGCAGCGACGCATCGCGCCATTCATCGTTTTCATCATCACGCTCATCCTCTCCTCCACCTCACTGCAAGCGCAGCAGCGCGAACCGCTGGTGACCGATCGTCCCGATCAGACCGAGAGCGCATCCATCGTTCCTGCCGGCTGGCTGCAGGTCGAAGCGGGCGTGACGTATGAGGAAGGCACATTGCGGTATCAGGGCAGGGACTATGCCAATACGTGGACCACACAGCTGCCCGGCTTCCTCCTCCGCTTCGGCATCAATGAGAATTTCGAGCTGCGTCTCGGCGGCGCTGTGACGAGGGATAAAGGGACCGTGTTTGATTTTCCGCAGGACAGGTCTCATGCGGAATGGCCGGATTATCTGTATGACACACTCGGCGTCGAGCCCTTTTCCCTGGGCATGAAAGCGGCATTGACCGAAGAAAACGGCATCATCCCGCAGTCCGCCGTGCTTGTGCATGTCGGACTCCCGGGAACGGGATCGGAGTACTTCGACATGGAATATCTTCTTCCGGAAATCCGTCTCGCTTTCGCGCATACGCTGTCAGACGTCTTCTCACTCGGCTACAACCTGGGCGTGGCGTGGGCTGCCGGACACGATTCACACATCGGGTATTATTCCCTCGCGCTCGGAGCAGGAATCACCGAATCACTCGGCGCCTACGCCGAAGTATACGGCGATCTGCCGGCGGACATGCCCGGACTGCATCGTGCGGATGCCGGCGTAACCTATCTGCTCACTCCCGACCTGCAGCTGGATCTTTCGGCGGGAATGGCGCTGAGCGAACCGGTGACGGACGTGCCGCATGCGCGTATGGCCAATTTCGCGGGCGTCGGCGTCTCGTGGCGCTTTCCGCTTGTCCCCTCCAAACCGTAA
- a CDS encoding metal-dependent transcriptional regulator: protein MATRTAEQYLKVILTHEGRPSPTLTDVARVLEVSPASVTGMVKRLAAQELLLHVSYGGIELTAKGREIAVRLLRRHRIAESYLFTELDYPLYLVHDEADALEHHMSDYLEERMCGKLGSPRFDPHGHPIPDAEGEMPAFEGTQLSEVEEGYEGRVAVVPDHDTLFLRRLVDIGCVPGAPLTLKMRDEGSGIATIQLGEREESLSIERTQAIQLVPSTPQAQSCFEEFLSGIHYRVQ from the coding sequence ATGGCAACGCGCACCGCGGAACAGTATTTGAAGGTCATTTTGACGCATGAGGGACGTCCTTCCCCCACGCTCACGGATGTTGCACGCGTTCTGGAGGTTTCTCCGGCGTCTGTGACGGGAATGGTGAAGCGTCTGGCGGCGCAGGAACTGCTGCTGCACGTCTCCTATGGCGGGATTGAGCTGACGGCGAAGGGACGAGAGATTGCCGTGCGTCTTCTGCGCCGGCATCGCATCGCGGAGAGCTATCTCTTCACGGAGCTGGATTATCCCCTCTATCTCGTGCACGACGAAGCCGATGCGCTCGAGCATCATATGTCCGATTATCTCGAAGAGCGCATGTGCGGCAAGCTCGGTTCGCCGCGTTTCGATCCTCATGGACACCCGATTCCGGATGCTGAGGGGGAAATGCCGGCGTTCGAAGGCACGCAGCTTTCGGAAGTGGAGGAAGGATATGAAGGACGCGTGGCGGTCGTGCCCGATCACGACACGCTTTTCCTTCGCCGGCTGGTGGATATCGGTTGCGTACCCGGCGCGCCCCTCACGCTGAAGATGAGGGATGAAGGAAGCGGCATCGCCACGATTCAACTCGGAGAACGGGAGGAGAGCCTGTCCATCGAACGCACGCAGGCCATTCAGCTCGTTCCATCCACCCCCCAGGCACAGTCCTGCTTCGAAGAGTTTCTTTCAGGAATACACTACAGGGTACAGTAG
- a CDS encoding CehA/McbA family metallohydrolase — MHEYIGAVHIHSKYSDGTGEISDIARAASEVGLDFLMLSDHNSLRPKKDGHEGWTDNVALLIGYEINDRDDRNHYLAFGLDKEVGVRIGAKEYVRRVNEQGGIGFIAHPDEKRNSMPEHPPYPWTDWDVEDFTGIEIWNHMSEWMEGLTEENKFQRFIHPLRSITAPPPETLARWDALSRSRRVVGIGGTDAHAHKADVMGFFDVEVFPYKVMFKSVHTHVLLDEPLRKGDAAHFEEDKWRIYEALRKGRCFVANSYHADPRGFAFFATTATESWQQGDEIEFPGEGKLALHVETPHRARLRLFCNGELVREKDSREMVQPVHAPGAWRVEAWLEDKGWIFSNHIRIGDADGNC, encoded by the coding sequence ATGCACGAGTACATCGGCGCAGTTCATATCCACTCCAAATATTCCGACGGCACGGGCGAAATCTCCGATATCGCGCGCGCGGCGTCGGAGGTGGGATTGGATTTCCTGATGCTCAGCGACCACAACTCCCTGCGTCCGAAAAAGGATGGTCATGAGGGGTGGACCGACAATGTCGCGCTGCTCATCGGCTATGAGATCAACGATCGCGACGACCGCAATCACTACCTGGCGTTCGGGCTGGACAAGGAGGTGGGCGTGCGCATCGGGGCGAAGGAGTACGTGCGCCGCGTCAACGAACAGGGCGGCATCGGCTTCATCGCGCATCCGGACGAAAAGCGGAACAGCATGCCCGAGCATCCGCCGTATCCTTGGACGGACTGGGACGTCGAAGACTTTACGGGGATCGAGATCTGGAATCACATGAGTGAGTGGATGGAGGGACTCACGGAGGAAAACAAGTTTCAGCGCTTTATCCATCCCCTGCGATCCATCACCGCGCCGCCGCCCGAAACGCTGGCGCGCTGGGATGCGCTCAGCCGTTCGCGACGCGTGGTCGGCATCGGGGGAACGGATGCGCATGCCCACAAGGCCGACGTCATGGGCTTTTTCGACGTCGAAGTGTTTCCCTACAAAGTCATGTTCAAATCCGTCCACACACACGTGCTGCTCGACGAGCCGCTGCGCAAAGGTGATGCGGCGCATTTCGAAGAGGACAAGTGGCGGATTTACGAGGCGCTGCGCAAGGGACGCTGCTTCGTGGCCAATTCCTATCACGCCGATCCCCGCGGCTTCGCCTTCTTCGCCACCACGGCGACGGAAAGCTGGCAGCAGGGCGACGAAATTGAATTTCCCGGCGAGGGCAAACTGGCCCTGCATGTCGAAACGCCCCATCGCGCACGCCTGCGCCTGTTCTGCAATGGCGAACTGGTGCGGGAAAAAGACTCCCGGGAGATGGTACAGCCCGTGCATGCGCCCGGCGCCTGGCGCGTCGAAGCATGGCTGGAAGACAAGGGCTGGATTTTTTCCAATCACATCCGTATCGGCGATGCCGACGGAAACTGCTGA